One window of the Poecilia reticulata strain Guanapo unplaced genomic scaffold, Guppy_female_1.0+MT scaffold_854, whole genome shotgun sequence genome contains the following:
- the LOC103461250 gene encoding transcription factor E3-like isoform X2 has product MRILVLLPDHEKRRIKSELPAAGSMLDVYGGMSIPTIAVSNSCPADLHAVKQELTDVETKALMKERQKKDNHNLIERRRRFNINDRIKELGALIPKSSDPETRWNKGTILKASVDYIRKLQKEQQRAREMEERQRRLESTNRSLQLRIQELELQARLHGVSSSSISVDPQTLLSPLLPNPSLSFMDLDDSHQASAVFSTDLVAELGAGLSDLGAGLLMEEDGGGAVMSDPLLSCGASKTSSRRSSFSMDEDL; this is encoded by the exons CTGCCAGCAGCGGGGAGCATGCTGGATGTCTATGGAGGGATGTCCATCCCCACCATCGCCGTTAGCAACAGCTGCCCGGCCGACCTGCATGCCGTCAAGCAGGAGCTAACAg ATGTGGAGACCAAAGCTCTGATGAAGGAGCGGCAGAAGAAGGACAACCACAACCTGA TTGAGAGGAGACGGCGCTTCAATATCAACGACCGCATCAAGGAGCTCGGAGCGCTGATCCCCAAGTCCTCTGACCC GGAAACCAGGTGGAACAAAGGCACCATCCTGAAGGCGTCTGTGGATTACATCCGCAAACTGcagaaagagcagcagagagccAGAGAGATGGAGGAGAGGCAGCGCAGGCTGGAGAGCACCAACCGCTCGCTGCAACTTCGCATACAG GAGTTGGAGCTCCAAGCTCGCCTTCATGgcgtctcctcttcctccatctctgTGGACCCCCAGACGCTCCTGTCCCCGCTATTGCCCAACCCGTCGCTGAGCTTCATGGACCTGGACGACTCCCACCAGGCGTCCGCTGTCTTCTCCACGGACCTGGTGGCGGAGTTGGGGGCGGGGCTGAGCGAcctgggggcggggcttctgATGGAGGAGGACGGGGGCGGGGCTGTGATGTCCGACCCGCTGCTGTCCTGCGGCGCCTCGAAGACCAGCAGCCGGCGGAGCAGTTTCAGCATGGACGAGGACCTTTGA